A single region of the Lotus japonicus ecotype B-129 chromosome 4, LjGifu_v1.2 genome encodes:
- the LOC130710587 gene encoding uncharacterized protein LOC130710587 isoform X1 gives MEEGASSSASSSSSSTPNPKGYAWAVSAGFNAALAAISVKLPLHQFVRYGLVLLFNVTMWGCYVNSLKALSSLQATVTNFATNFISSGLAGFFFFREPLSFQWFAGALLIIIGVVILSNSSIKKKVNTD, from the exons ATGGAGGAGggagcatcatcatcagcatcatcatcatcatcatcaaccccAAACCCAAAAGGGTACGCGTGGGCAGTTTCCGCCGGATTCAATGCCGCTCTTGCTGCCATTTCCGTCAAGCTCCCTCTTCACCAG TTTGTTAGGTACGGGCTTGTGTTACTGTTCAACGTCACCATGTGGGGTTGTTATGTTAACAGTCTCAaagctctctcttctcttcaagCAACTGTCACCAATTTCGCTACCAATTTCATTTCTTCTGGTTTAGCtggtttcttcttctttcgtGAACCACTCTCTTTCCAG TGGTTTGCAGGTGCCCTACTCATAATAATTGGTGTGGTAATACTTAGCAACTCAAGCATTAAAAAGAAGGTTAACACTGATTAA
- the LOC130710587 gene encoding uncharacterized protein LOC130710587 isoform X2, whose translation MEEGASSSASSSSSSTPNPKGYAWAVSAGFNAALAAISVKLPLHQFVRYGLVLLFNVTMWGCYVNSLKALSSLQATVTNFATNFISSGLAGFFFFREPLSFQVPYS comes from the exons ATGGAGGAGggagcatcatcatcagcatcatcatcatcatcatcaaccccAAACCCAAAAGGGTACGCGTGGGCAGTTTCCGCCGGATTCAATGCCGCTCTTGCTGCCATTTCCGTCAAGCTCCCTCTTCACCAG TTTGTTAGGTACGGGCTTGTGTTACTGTTCAACGTCACCATGTGGGGTTGTTATGTTAACAGTCTCAaagctctctcttctcttcaagCAACTGTCACCAATTTCGCTACCAATTTCATTTCTTCTGGTTTAGCtggtttcttcttctttcgtGAACCACTCTCTTTCCAG GTGCCCTACTCATAA
- the LOC130710585 gene encoding glucan endo-1,3-beta-glucosidase 4 — MKLKKWLASVLLLTIATLTSSLGAFVGVNIGTDVSDMPSASNVVAILKAHQITHVRLYDANAHLLQALSNTSIEVTVGVTNEEVLKIGESPSAAAAWINKNVVAYVPSTNITSIAVGSEVLSTIPNVAPVLVPAMNSLHKALVAANLNFRVKVSTPQSMDIIPKPFPPSAATFNSSWNSTIYQLLQFLKNTNSSYMLNAYPYYGYTKGDGIFPIEYALFRPLPSVKQIVDPNTLYHYNSMFDAMVDATYYSIDALNFKGIPIVVTETGWPSFGGANEPDATEKNAETYSNNMIRRVMNDSGPPSQPSIPINTYIYELFNEDKRNGPISEKNWGIFYTNGSAVYPLSFSAFGQVTGNSSAIFCVAKDGADADELQTGLSWACGQGGANCAAIQQGQPCYLPNDLKSHASYAYNDYYQKKNNAGGTCDFDGTAEVTTQDPSHGSCIFSGSSNPGGVSLPPTALGPSSPFGASMNLQVTSLQYLISAIAVFFALVML, encoded by the exons ATGAAGCTTAAAAAATGGCTCGCAAGCGTTTTATTGCTCACTATTGCTACTCTAACCTCTTCATTAG GTGCGTTTGTGGGGGTAAACATTGGCACTGATGTTTCTGATATGCCATCCGCTTCAAATGTGGTCGCTATTCTAAAAGCCCATCAGATTACTCATGTGCGTCTGTATGATGCCAACGCACACCTACTACAAGCCCTTTCAAACACTAGTATTGAAGTAACTGTTGGTGTCACCAATGAAGAGGTATTGAAGATTGGAGAATCTCCATCAGCAGCTGCAGCCTGGATTAATAAAAACGTGGTTGCTTATGTACCATCGACCAATATCACATCAATAGCTGTTGGCAGTGAGGTTCTTTCCACAATCCCGAACGTTGCCCCTGTTCTGGTTCCTGCCATGAATTCTCTTCATAAAGCCTTGGTTGCTGCGAACCTTAACTTCCGGGTCAAAGTTTCAACTCCCCAGTCTATGGATATTATCCCTAAGCCTTTTCCTCCTTCTGCTGCCACCTTTAACTCTTCATGGAACTCCACAATCTACCAACTCCTCCAGTttttgaaaaacacaaattccTCCTACATGTTAAATGCCTACCCTTATTATGGATACACAAAAGGAGATGGCATTTTCCCTATTGAATATGCTCTTTTCCGACCCCTTCCTTCAGTGAAGCAGATTGTTGACCCAAACACGCTATATCATTATAACAGTATGTTTGATGCTATGGTGGATGCTACCTATTACTCTATAGATGCCTTAAATTTCAAAGGTATACCCATTGTTGTCACTGAGACTGGCTGGCCATCGTTTGGTGGAGCAAATGAACCGGATGCTACTGAAAAAAATGCTGAGACCTACAGTAATAATATGATTCGGCGAGTTATGAATGATTCGGGTCCGCCGAGTCAACCAAGCATACCCATCAATACATACATATATGAATTATTTAATGAAGACAAGAGGAATGGACCTATATCAGAAAAAAATTGGGGCATCTTCTATACTAATGGAAGCGCTGTTTATCCATTGAGTTTCAGTGCTTTTGGCCAGGTCACTGGAAATTCTTCGGCAATTTTTTGTGTAGCGAAAGATGGGGCAGATGCTGATGAGCTGCAAACTGGCCTGAGCTGGGCTTGTGGACAAGGCGGAGCAAACTGTGCTGCCATTCAACAAGGGCAGCCATGCTATCTTCCCAATGATCTGAAAAGTCACGCCTCTTATGCTTATAATGATTATTATCAGAAAAAGAACAATGCTGGGGGAACATGTGACTTTGATGGTACTGCTGAAGTTACTACCCAGGATCCAA GTCATGGATCCTGTATATTTTCCGGAAG CTCTAACCCTGGTGGGGTGAGTTTACCTCCTACGGCCCTTGGACCTTCAAGCCCATTTGGAGCAAGTATGAACCTGCAAGTGACAAGCCTTCAGTATTTGATATCTGCTATTGCTGTATTTTTTGCTCTGGTGATGTTGTGA
- the LOC130710385 gene encoding uncharacterized protein LOC130710385: MKDSNNTSSSSSSNSRTEPIAQNLIKLISNLCFSLFVFSVLIFTVIAITYQPPDPWLESSPALTNLFTKTENATFHIDSSIIKTGEDLSPSPQDPPLPPPPTATAAVTEAVIEKAEEKFANSTSTSSASADADADIDADAPTPSCDKTLNCSDPRILIAIQRFNLRAFKSIAFFDYQPPVNGSSLGECDVAWRFRNKREKSWRKYRDFRRFKITVTDDCRYKVVHAGGWHSGGNARRSPTRPSGNARGRTVPRVSTRDEEINDTIPSLGSESNFRNGKYLYYTRGGDYCKGMNHYMWSFLCGLGEAMYLNRTFVMDLSVCLSSSYNPSNKDEEGKDFRYYFDFEHLKEVSSIVEEAEFLRDWKKWDRTHLKKKKVPVRKVVTHKVTPMQLQKDKSTIIMRQFDDAPEPENYWYRVCEGQAAEYIQRPWHALWKSKRLMNIVTEISGRMDWDFDAVHVVRGEKAQNKELWPHLDADTSPDALAEKLKGMVQPSRNLYIATNEPFYNFFDKLRSNYKVHLLDDYNELWGNASEWYNETRLLNNGKPVEFDGYMRVAVDTEVFYRGKTRVETFYNLTRDCKDGVNTC, translated from the coding sequence ATGAAGGACTCAAACAACACCAGTAGCAGTAGCAGTAGCAATAGCAGAACCGAACCCATTGCTCAGAACCTCATCAAACTCATCAGCAACCTCTGCTTCTCACTCTTCGTCTTCTCCGTTCTCATCTTCACCGTCATCGCCATCACATACCAACCACCGGACCCATGGCTTGAATCTTCACCGGCACTCACCAACCTCTTCACAAAAACAGAAAACGCTACCTTCCACATCGACTCCTCCATCATTAAAACCGGTGAGGATCTATCTCCTTCCCCTCAGGACCCGCCGCTTCCTCCGCCTCCAACCGCCACCGCCGCCGTCACTGAAGCCGTCATCGAGAAAGCAGAGGAGAAATTCGCCAATTCCACTTCCACTTCATCCGCCTCAGCTGACGCTGACGCCGACATTGACGCCGACGCTCCCACCCCCTCTTGCGACAAAACCCTAAATTGCTCTGACCCTCGAATCCTCATCGCTATCCAGAGGTTCAACCTCCGCGCCTTCAAGTCAATCGCCTTCTTCGACTACCAGCCGCCGGTGAATGGTTCCTCTCTCGGTGAGTGTGACGTCGCGTGGCGCTTCCGGAACAAGAGGGAGAAGTCGTGGCGGAAGTACCGCGACTTCCGCCGCTTCAAGATTACTGTCACCGATGATTGCCGCTACAAGGTGGTCCATGCCGGTGGATGGCATTCTGGAGGAAATGCGCGGCGCAGCCCGACTCGGCCGAGCGGAAATGCCAGGGGAAGGACTGTGCCGCGAGTTTCGACACGCGATGAGGAGATTAACGACACGATTCCGAGCTTGGGATCGGAGAGTAACTTCAGGAATGGGAAGTATTTGTATTACACGCGGGGTGGGGATTATTGCAAGGGGATGAATCATTATATGTGGAGTTTCTTGTGTGGTTTGGGTGAGGCTATGTATTTGAATAGAACCTTTGTTATGGATTTGAGTGTTTGCTTGTCTTCAAGTTACAATCCTAGTAACAAGGATGAGGAAGGGAAGGATTTTAGGTACTACTTTGATTTTGAGCATTTGAAGGAGGTGTCTTCCATTGTGGAGGAGGCTGAGTTCTTGAGAGATTGGAAGAAATGGGATAGGACCCATcttaagaagaagaaggttcCTGTTAGGAAGGTTGTGACACACAAGGTGACCCCTATGCAGCTTCAGAAAGATAAGAGCACCATCATAATGAGGCAGTTTGATGATGCCCCTGAGCCTGAGAATTACTGGTACAGGGTGTGTGAAGGTCAGGCTGCAGAGTATATTCAGAGGCCTTGGCATGCTTTGTGGAAGTCGAAGCGATTGATGAACATTGTCACGGAGATCAGCGGGAGAATGGACTGGGATTTCGATGCGGTCCATGTGGTTCGCGGGGAGAAAGCTCAGAATAAGGAGCTGTGGCCTCATTTGGATGCCGACACGTCTCCGGATGCTCTTGCTGAGAAGCTTAAAGGGATGGTTCAACCGTCGAGGAATTTGTACATTGCTACCAATGAGCCCTTTTATAATTTCTTTGACAAGTTGAGATCGAATTACAAGGTCCATTTGCTTGATGATTATAATGAACTGTGGGGAAATGCAAGTGAGTGGTACAATGAGACCAGGCTTCTCAACAATGGGAAGCCTGTTGAGTTTGATGGCTACATGAGAGTTGCAGTGGATACAGAGGTCTTTTACCGTGGAAAGACTCGTGTGGAAACATTTTACAATTTGACTAGAGATTGCAAGGATGGAGTTAATACATGCTGA